A single genomic interval of Camelina sativa cultivar DH55 chromosome 11, Cs, whole genome shotgun sequence harbors:
- the LOC104725178 gene encoding outer envelope pore protein 24B, chloroplastic has translation MAMKASLKGKYDADKTSGIGSIAFNAGDIKLRATMTDATLVAGPTLNGLSLAVEKPGSFIVEYNVPKKDVRFQFMNTVRIAEKPLNLTYIHSRADNRTILDGSLLIDSANKLSANYMVGTNNCKLKYSYAHEGLATFEPCYDLAKNTWDFAVSRRFYSGDTVKATYQTSSKLLGMEWSKNTKTSGFKVCASVNLADEVKNPKLTAETTWNLEM, from the exons ATGGCGATGAAGGCTTCTCTCAAAGGCAAGTACGATGCTGACAAGACCAGTGGAATCGGTTCAATCGCCTTTAACGCAGGCGATATTAAACTACGTGCAACTATGACCGATGCTACCCTCGTCGCCGGCCCTACTTTGAACGGCCTCTCTCTCGCCGTCGAAAAGCCTGGTTCCTTCATCGTCGAGTACAACGTCCCTAAGAAG GATGTTAGGTTCCAGTTCATGAACACAGTAAGGATTGCTGAGAAGCCTTTGAATTTGACTTACATTCATAGCAGAGCAGATAACAGAACAATTCTCGATGGGAGTCTTTTGATTGATTCTGCAAACAAACTCTCTGCTAACTACATGGTTGGCACTAACAACTGTAAGCTTAAGTATTCTTATGCTCATGAAGGGTTAGCTACCTTCGAGCCGTGCTATGACTTGGCGAAAAATACATGGGATTTCGCGGTTTCTCGGAGGTTTTACAGTGGTGACACTGTCAAGGCAACTTATCAGACGTCTAGTAAGTTGCTTGGTATGGAATGGTCGAAGAACACCAAAACAAGTGGATTCAAG GTATGTGCATCTGTGAATCTAGCGGACGAAGTGAAAAACCCGAAATTGACTGCAGAAACTACATGGAACCTCGAAATGTAG